TAGGCCCAAATGGATGGTCAACAAGCTCTCTATTTGTTGATGTTCCTTTTATGGATCAAATGGGATATACATTTATATTAACGATGGTAGTTATAATTATAGCCAGTTTAATACAGCATCATGGTAAAAATGATGAGAAAGGAATAGATATTAAAAAGGGCTTATTTAAAACGAGTCCGGTCTTTAATATTGGTGCCTTTATAGTGATGATTATATTAGTCTTATTGTATTCTGTATTCTGGAATTGGTATTGTTTGAACCCTTAACAACTAAATAAGAATGGAATTCCGACCGATTTTAATTTAAAGGAATCTGCTGGTCACTCATTGATTTTAAAAAAAACATAGATAAATAGTTAAACCTAATTTTTTTTAATGAGTAAATCAAAGTCATATATTTTGTTACGCACTATTTCTAGAATAGTGATGCCATTGAAATGCTACTTTGAACATTATTCTAGAGCAACTAATAATCAATAGTGAAGATTTTACCTTATCAAATTATCATTACTAATTGATTTTGGTATATATTTTTATTTTTATCAAAAGTCAAACTTTGAATTTTTTAATCAGGATTCTTTCTGATTAAGCGTTCGTCTTGTGAATTCTAAGGGGTTTATAATTGATGAAGCCTCTGCTGCTTTTTGGGGTGTCAAAAAACAGGCATAGCATAACCAACTCTAAATTAAGTCAATTTGTTCTGTCCGTTTAACTGTCGGTACACTCCCTTTACTAATGACTTAAAAAGAGTTGCTAATGCTATTATGGAACTTGTAAAGACTATACAAAGTTTTAACAAAAAAAACGGTTTCTACTTCCTTGAAAATCCAAGGATTTTACTACATGGCAGACACTCCTGATTTATTTTTCTAAAAGTCTTGACAAAACCCACTTCGTCAATTGTGCTATGCACGAAAGAAATTATACAGACCCCCTTAAAATTCAATTCAATTTAATTCAACATGGGGATTATTAATCTTTTAAATCATTTATTATGAGCACAATTAAAAATCACGTACAGTTAATCGGAAATGTTGGACAAAAACCAATAATTACAAACCTTGAAAATGATAAAAAAGTAGCTCGCTTATCATTGGCGACCAATGAAAACTACAAAAATAACAAGGGCGAAAAACAAACCGATACAAATTGGCATTCAATCGTAGCCTGGGGTAAAATCGAGGGGATTATCGAAGAGTTTGTATATCAAGGCAAAAAAATTGGGATAGCTGGGAAATTAAAGACGAGGAATTATGAATCCAAAGGTGGTGAAAAACAGTATGTAACGGAAATTATAGTCAATGAAATTCTTTTGTTAAAAGGAAATTCAAATAAGTAATATATTAAAAATAAAGAGGATGCGTCTCAAATGCTATGCCCTCTTTTTATTAACCTAATTCAAAAATTAATCATGAAATCCAAGATGTGCAAATCGCAAAATAAAGATTCAACTTTGAATAAAGTCAAAATTAATGAAATACGAATAAGTTACATAGAGAGAAACACAACATTAAACTCTAAAGCGATTACTGGTTCAGTTGAAGCGAGAAATTTGCTTTTTGATAATTGGGACAAAAATACCATAGCTTTACATGAGACTTTTAAGGTATTACTATTGAATAATTCAAACAAGGTTAAAGGAGTTTATGAATTGTCAAACGGAGGAATAACAGGAACTTTAGTTGATATTTGTATTCTTTTTGCCATTGTTTTAAAATCATTAAGTGTTGGAATTATTGTAGCACATAACCATCCAAGTGGTTCCTTAAAAGCGAGTGAAGCAGACATACAGCTCACTCAAAAGATTAAAACAGCGGCTACTTTATTAGATGTAAAAGTACTTGACCATGTCATAATTAGCCCTAGTGGCCAATTTTATAGTTTCGCGGATAACAATATGTTATAATTACTACACACCCCATACTGGCAATTTTCAATTTTTATTAAAGTTAACATGTAAGAATTACAAAGACTTGGAACATTCAAGCACTTTTTTTTAGTTTTTTTTAAAAAAAATGACGCCTTTAGACGATAAAGTTCATGAAATCATATGGATTACAGTCAAAACAAACCATTTGAAAATAATCTTCATTTTGATTTTACACGTAAATAAAATAACTTTAAAAAGAAACTGATGAGAATCAGTTTTTTGAAATATTTTGCTCCCATAGGAGAAAATATGGAAAAGCAAGAGGGTAGCGTGCAAAGCACCGCTACAGATTCATTTTGCTTCGCAAAGCACTGTGTTTAAAGGGTTTTTGGAAGATGTAAAGTTTTTGACAGAAAAACAAATTGTAACAATTTCTTCGCAAAGCCTTGGAAACATTGAAAAAAATTGTCACAATAGACATTGAAACAAATTAAAAAATGGATGATTTTAATACAGTACGGTTAAAAAGAAAAACCTTGTCACGGTTCAAACACTTTTCCAAAAAGGTGTCAAAATCCTATTCTGAAACCTTAGAGATTATCATCAACTTTTTTGAATGGCATGGCTTTTTACCGGCTGACCGATTTGAACAGAGTATCGTTCAGGAAATCGTAAAAAATAGAAAACGTACCAATGCCTCTATAGCCATTATGAAAAGCATAGAAAAAGAACAGACCAAACCAACAACGGCCATGCTATTATCGTTGTTTGAAGAAAACCTAGTCCAAACAAAAGAAGAACCGGAAATGGTTGAAAGGAAATTTACCGATATGCCAATAAAAGAAAATAAACCCATTGAAGAAACGACTGTACCCAAAATCCGATATGAACGATTGACCGAGAAAATGAATGTAGTAAAACAGGATTTTTCCAATGTACTGGATAATGTAAAAATAGTAAAAAGCAGTTTCGGTAAAAACTATTTGAAGTTAGAGCTATCAGAAGCGGAACTAGTAAAATTAAAAAGAACATTACAAAATATCTAAAAATGTATATCGCCATTACCAAGCAACAATTGGGAATGAATTATAAGGGAAGCGTAAGTGATTTTGTCAATTATTTAAAAAAGGAAAATGAAGATAAAAGTTTGGAGCTTCAGGAACATTTTTTTGACCAGTATAATGACAAGGTAAGTCCAGAAAGTGTTATTGCTGAAATTGACGGAAATACAGCCAAGCTTTCCCAAAAAGACCCAAAATTTTATTCTTTGGTGGTCAGTCCAAGTCCAAGGGAGTTAAAACATATCAATAATAATTCTGAGCAACTGCGTAAATATGTCAGGGAAATCATGAAGGATTATTCCGATTCCTTTTATAGGGATCAAAAAGTTACCGTGGACGACATTAAATATTATGCAAAGTTGGAACATGAACGCACCTATAAGGGAACAGATAAAAAGATACAAGAAAACCAACCTTATGCCACAAAAATTCTGCAACTCAAAAATGAAATTAGAAATATCCACCAAGGTACTATAACAGGTAACATCAAAAAACTGGAAAAAGAAATTGCCCAATTAGAAAAAGAAGCCCCACACCAACAGCAAGGCAAACGTATTGTTAGGGGGATGAGAAAGGAAGGCTACCAGACCCATATCCATATTGTTGTTAGCAGAAAGGATAGAACCAATTCGTTTAGCCTATCTCCTGGATCAAAATATAAACAATCTGAAACTGTACTGAATGGCAAAATAGTTAAACAGGGCTTTCACAGAGAGAAATTTTATAAAGCCGCTGAAAAAAGATTTGATATTGCCTTTGGCTACAATCGAAATTTTGTTGAAAGCTATAAGGCGAAAAATATGTTTATAAAAGACCCTAAAAAGTTTTTTGCCACACTGGTCGGTTTACCATCAACCGAAAAACAAATGGCTTTTAAATTGCTGCATAAGGCAGGGGTAAACATTCCCAATATCCCTACAAATAAAGTGCAATTGGCATATAATGCATTTATGAAGCTTAAAAAAGGAGTGGGAAAAGCGATAAACTCTGGTTCAATTGGGATTTAATAATAATTTGTAAGAATATTAATTATGGAAGAAATGTATAGGTTGATTTTTTTTATTGCATTGGGCTGTATCATGTCCTATTTGATTATAAGGCTTGTTCGTTATGGTTTTTTTCTGATGTGCCTGTGTATAATCGGTGTGTCTTTGATTGGATATTACGCTCTGGAATTGTCGTCTTTTTTAAAGATGCTACTTTATATTACAATCCCATTTTTGTTCTTAAATGGGTTGTTATATGTGTTTGTTGTCAAAGATGAAACAACTGACAAAAAAAATAAAAAATATAGGATAGTACTCAATACAAAAGGCTCTCGTTTTGTATTGGAAAACATCCGCAGAGGAATCTCTATTATTGGTTCGGCGGGTAGCGGTAAAACGGAAAGTGTCGTGTATAATTTTTTAGAACATTTTGGTAAAAACGCTTTTTGTGGCGTTATGCACGATTACAAAGATTTTGAAATTACCGAAATGGCATATCCTATATTTCAAAAAAGCAGTAACAATTTTTATATTGTTTCTTTTGAACCTATTTATCATAGGATCAATCCCATCGCTCCTCGATATTTGCCAGATGAAGAAAGTGTCTATGAAATTTCACGGGTGTTGTTAGAGAACCTTTTGGAATTGAAAGAATCTGACAATAACAGTACCTCCCGATTTTTTAAGGACGCTGTGGAAGGTTTGATAGGTGGTTTGATATGGAGACTCAAAACAGACTACGAAGATTATTGTACCATTCCACATTTAATTGCCTTATACCAGCATTTGGAAACAAAAGCACTCATTACTTTTTTAAAAGCAGATTTGACGGCTAAGGGAATGGCAGATGCTTTTATAAGCGGTGTAGGTTCGGACAGACAAACGGCAGGAGTTAAAAGCACATTGGCCAATGCCTTTAAAAAAATAAGTACTAAAAAGATATTCATGGTGCTTTCCGCAGATGATATCCCATTGGATGTCAACAATCCTTTAAATCCAGCGGTTATTTCCATAGTTAACAATCCTAAAAAAGAATCTTCATTGTCCCCTATCATCGCCACTATAATGCACACCATCACCAAACAAATGAGCGAACGGGGTCAAAACCCTTCTTTTGTTTTATTAGAGGAAGCATCTACCATTCGTTTGCTAAATATGCACCGGATTCCAGCTACATTGAGAAGCTATGATATTATAACGCTTTACGTACTACAAGACAAAATACAGAACGATATGATGTATGGAGACCGAGCTAGCCGTGCCATTTTAAGTAATCTGTCTTACCAGTTTTTTGGTAAGGCCAATGATCCCGATACGGCAAAGTATTATGAACGCTTTTTTGAGATCGTAAAAAAAGAAACAAGAAGTATCAATAAGGGTTATAACCTAAATTTTGATACTCGCGTTACTCATGGTGAAAAAGAAGTTGCCAAGACAAGGGCAGATGCCTTTTATGGTTTAAAGCAGGGGGAGTTTATCGTATTTGCTGATGGTAAAGACAAAAAGTTACAATTCAAACATCCTAAAATTAAAAAAGAATTACCCACTATAAATAAAATCAACCACAACGACTTGGATGCGAATTTTTTAAAAATTCATAATGAGGTAAAATCGATTTTCAAATAGCTCAATTGGAATTTAGACCAACATCTTATAGAAAAAAGATTTTTTAATTGATAAATTACTACTGTTATATATATCGATGAATATGTTAAAATTAAAAATAATTCTTGATTTATATACAATTAATAATACAATTTATTCTATTATATTTAGAATTAGTCTTAGAAACTACAAATTAGCAGAAAATGGAAGTATCATCAATTTTTCATCCACCGTTACGCGTACCATTTTTCCAATGTATGATATTTATTCTGCGAGTAAAGCTGCAGTAGAGCAAATGAGTAAAGTGTTTGGGAAAGAAATTGGATTTAGAGGTATTAACGTAAACCGTGTATTACCCGGACCAACAAGTACAGATTTGTTTTTAAAAGGAAAATCTGAAGAATTAATTGCTCAAATTGCAAGTACAAACGCATTCAAACGCTTAGGAACACCAGAGGAAATTGCAAGAATAGTTACTTTTTTAGCAAGTGATGATGCAAAATGGATTAATGGACAAAGCATTGGAGCTAACGGAGGTATGGCGTAATTTAAAACTAATTTTCATGAATCAATTTGTACCCCAATAACGATGGGTGCTTTCAGTGCATTCGCAGTATTTATATCGTTTTCATTGCGTTGGCCAACTTGGGTACTTTTAATGGCATGGTTAAGTTTTTACATGTTTGGGAAGATCTTAAAAAAGTAATCTATTCATTAACACCTATCACAACTGGAATAATAATGAGTATTGTCGTTCAATCATTAGGAGGATCTTTAAGTGGTCACTTTGGAGTAATTGAATTTATAATATTAAATGCAATTAAAAATTCGGTCACTTAAATAAAAGGTTCTTGCACTTTATGCTAATGGGATTTCTTATCCTTTGTTTG
The nucleotide sequence above comes from Aureibaculum algae. Encoded proteins:
- a CDS encoding SDR family oxidoreductase → MLKLKIILDLYTINNTIYSIIFRISLRNYKLAENGSIINFSSTVTRTIFPMYDIYSASKAAVEQMSKVFGKEIGFRGINVNRVLPGPTSTDLFLKGKSEELIAQIASTNAFKRLGTPEEIARIVTFLASDDAKWINGQSIGANGGMA
- a CDS encoding JAB domain-containing protein, translating into MNKVKINEIRISYIERNTTLNSKAITGSVEARNLLFDNWDKNTIALHETFKVLLLNNSNKVKGVYELSNGGITGTLVDICILFAIVLKSLSVGIIVAHNHPSGSLKASEADIQLTQKIKTAATLLDVKVLDHVIISPSGQFYSFADNNML
- a CDS encoding single-stranded DNA-binding protein, whose protein sequence is MSTIKNHVQLIGNVGQKPIITNLENDKKVARLSLATNENYKNNKGEKQTDTNWHSIVAWGKIEGIIEEFVYQGKKIGIAGKLKTRNYESKGGEKQYVTEIIVNEILLLKGNSNK
- a CDS encoding type IV secretory system conjugative DNA transfer family protein, which gives rise to MEEMYRLIFFIALGCIMSYLIIRLVRYGFFLMCLCIIGVSLIGYYALELSSFLKMLLYITIPFLFLNGLLYVFVVKDETTDKKNKKYRIVLNTKGSRFVLENIRRGISIIGSAGSGKTESVVYNFLEHFGKNAFCGVMHDYKDFEITEMAYPIFQKSSNNFYIVSFEPIYHRINPIAPRYLPDEESVYEISRVLLENLLELKESDNNSTSRFFKDAVEGLIGGLIWRLKTDYEDYCTIPHLIALYQHLETKALITFLKADLTAKGMADAFISGVGSDRQTAGVKSTLANAFKKISTKKIFMVLSADDIPLDVNNPLNPAVISIVNNPKKESSLSPIIATIMHTITKQMSERGQNPSFVLLEEASTIRLLNMHRIPATLRSYDIITLYVLQDKIQNDMMYGDRASRAILSNLSYQFFGKANDPDTAKYYERFFEIVKKETRSINKGYNLNFDTRVTHGEKEVAKTRADAFYGLKQGEFIVFADGKDKKLQFKHPKIKKELPTINKINHNDLDANFLKIHNEVKSIFK
- the mobB gene encoding MobB family relaxase, whose amino-acid sequence is MYIAITKQQLGMNYKGSVSDFVNYLKKENEDKSLELQEHFFDQYNDKVSPESVIAEIDGNTAKLSQKDPKFYSLVVSPSPRELKHINNNSEQLRKYVREIMKDYSDSFYRDQKVTVDDIKYYAKLEHERTYKGTDKKIQENQPYATKILQLKNEIRNIHQGTITGNIKKLEKEIAQLEKEAPHQQQGKRIVRGMRKEGYQTHIHIVVSRKDRTNSFSLSPGSKYKQSETVLNGKIVKQGFHREKFYKAAEKRFDIAFGYNRNFVESYKAKNMFIKDPKKFFATLVGLPSTEKQMAFKLLHKAGVNIPNIPTNKVQLAYNAFMKLKKGVGKAINSGSIGI
- a CDS encoding BfmA/BtgA family mobilization protein, coding for MDDFNTVRLKRKTLSRFKHFSKKVSKSYSETLEIIINFFEWHGFLPADRFEQSIVQEIVKNRKRTNASIAIMKSIEKEQTKPTTAMLLSLFEENLVQTKEEPEMVERKFTDMPIKENKPIEETTVPKIRYERLTEKMNVVKQDFSNVLDNVKIVKSSFGKNYLKLELSEAELVKLKRTLQNI